One Streptomyces fagopyri DNA window includes the following coding sequences:
- a CDS encoding class F sortase produces MPPAHRPALSRARLATLTLLTLVTLLTGCSSGPDPTVRVAPTAPAAASGAAKSERPADDAPAAPAKVAIPSVGITSSLMELGLNTDRTVQVPPAEEGMTAGWYTGGAVPGEIGAAVIIGHNDTRFGEAVFHDLKKIKEGADITVTDKTGKALHFTVTATESVAKNAFPTEKVYGPTQERALRLITCDGDFDAQGHPVDNLIVYATAS; encoded by the coding sequence TTGCCCCCTGCACACCGTCCGGCCCTGTCCCGGGCCCGCCTCGCGACCCTCACCCTGTTGACCCTCGTCACCCTGCTCACCGGCTGTTCGTCCGGCCCCGACCCGACGGTCCGGGTCGCCCCAACCGCCCCCGCCGCCGCGTCGGGCGCTGCGAAGTCCGAGCGGCCTGCGGACGACGCTCCGGCGGCCCCTGCCAAGGTGGCCATTCCCTCCGTGGGGATCACCAGTTCGCTGATGGAGTTGGGCCTCAACACGGACCGGACAGTCCAGGTCCCGCCGGCCGAGGAGGGGATGACCGCGGGCTGGTACACGGGCGGTGCGGTGCCCGGTGAGATCGGCGCGGCCGTCATCATCGGCCACAACGACACCCGCTTCGGCGAGGCCGTCTTCCACGACCTGAAGAAGATCAAGGAGGGTGCGGACATCACCGTCACCGACAAGACGGGAAAAGCCCTCCACTTCACCGTCACGGCCACGGAGAGCGTTGCCAAGAACGCCTTCCCGACGGAGAAGGTCTACGGGCCGACCCAGGAACGTGCTCTACGGCTCATCACGTGCGACGGCGACTTCGACGCGCAGGGGCACCCTGTCGACAACCTCATCGTGTACGCGACAGCGAGCTGA
- a CDS encoding alpha/beta hydrolase: MVPFGPGDRAGLGASGPAMPATIDSAVDDLSALLSHTGNGACVLVGHSWGGMLAQLVAWAQPKLIAELVLVDPAHEDFQPWTIRAAEAVLTWPSVLRRAVGSADRSLREQAAQEAGKRSGDPRVQGLLVEAEMACNAHEYQTRTSTAESRLLRTHVPAVRRLRACSQLPDVPVVVLSATRGLPKGLRTRWTSLQAQIAATTVRGEHVVVPDAAHYIHDSQPGAVTTSVLTVVDLARDGQASQ, from the coding sequence ATGGTCCCATTCGGTCCTGGAGACCGAGCCGGGCTCGGCGCGAGTGGTCCCGCGATGCCGGCCACGATCGACTCTGCGGTCGACGACCTGAGCGCGCTCTTATCCCATACGGGAAACGGGGCATGCGTCCTGGTCGGCCACAGCTGGGGCGGCATGCTGGCCCAACTCGTCGCCTGGGCCCAGCCGAAGCTGATTGCGGAGCTGGTCCTCGTGGACCCTGCGCACGAGGACTTCCAGCCCTGGACCATCCGCGCAGCTGAAGCAGTGCTTACCTGGCCGTCCGTCCTAAGGAGGGCCGTGGGGTCAGCTGATCGTTCTCTTCGCGAGCAGGCCGCGCAGGAAGCGGGCAAAAGGAGCGGCGATCCGCGTGTCCAGGGCCTGCTCGTCGAGGCAGAGATGGCCTGCAACGCGCACGAGTATCAAACCCGCACCAGCACTGCGGAGAGCCGGCTGCTCCGCACCCATGTCCCGGCTGTCCGGCGGCTACGTGCCTGCTCGCAGCTGCCCGACGTGCCGGTGGTCGTCCTGAGTGCGACCCGGGGTTTACCGAAGGGCCTGCGGACTCGGTGGACCTCGTTGCAAGCCCAGATCGCCGCCACGACCGTTCGAGGCGAGCACGTCGTGGTGCCCGACGCAGCCCATTACATACATGACAGCCAGCCTGGGGCCGTCACGACATCGGTGCTCACCGTTGTCGATCTCGCACGAGACGGGCAAGCCTCGCAATGA
- a CDS encoding nuclear transport factor 2 family protein → MTRTGIKAALTDLLLNEDITLTEAAERHFTPDYRQRTDGEWADRSQFLDHIAHLRTHLAAGEIEVHEELYDGDKYADRHTCHLTKKDGTTVSMEVYVFAAIAPDGRFQRIEETTLMTEGTDADRNLGSAR, encoded by the coding sequence ATGACCCGCACCGGCATCAAGGCCGCCCTCACCGACCTGCTCCTCAACGAGGACATCACCCTGACCGAGGCTGCCGAACGGCACTTCACCCCCGACTACCGCCAGCGCACCGACGGCGAATGGGCCGACCGCTCCCAGTTCCTCGACCACATCGCCCACCTGCGCACGCACCTCGCCGCAGGAGAGATCGAGGTCCATGAAGAGCTCTACGACGGAGACAAGTACGCCGACCGGCACACCTGCCACCTCACCAAGAAAGACGGCACGACCGTGAGCATGGAGGTCTACGTGTTCGCCGCCATAGCCCCCGACGGCCGCTTCCAGCGCATCGAGGAGACCACCTTGATGACCGAGGGAACCGACGCCGACCGCAACCTCGGCAGCGCCCGCTGA
- a CDS encoding 2OG-Fe dioxygenase family protein, protein MDGLRERGFVRYGAERLGIPAGSAEDDLARIRKVFAALPPDPYAPRTHRFRRYSHAVYLPWKDELSWIPGTPDPVHGTVTDFFQGEEDPAHPRTRRVLPDIPEELRGNALLLRLLRWDIEQVLSLRNLGSRPLWAGVHLIRLGVDGPGQNAVSTPDCLHQDGGSAGTFTFAHLISRTNVTGGQNVIATPGSAGLQPDDPWADIHAEFTLTDPLDGYAVHDHRVSHYVGPVRAGSGPGPGERSILIVGLAPYVPQL, encoded by the coding sequence ATGGACGGTCTGCGGGAGCGCGGGTTCGTCCGCTACGGCGCCGAACGCCTCGGAATCCCGGCCGGCTCCGCCGAGGATGACCTGGCCCGGATCCGGAAGGTCTTCGCGGCTCTGCCGCCCGACCCGTACGCCCCGCGAACGCATCGCTTTCGCCGCTACTCCCATGCCGTGTACCTGCCGTGGAAGGACGAACTGTCCTGGATTCCCGGAACCCCCGACCCCGTTCACGGCACGGTCACCGACTTCTTCCAGGGCGAGGAGGACCCTGCGCACCCGCGGACCCGGCGGGTGCTCCCCGACATCCCCGAGGAGCTGCGTGGCAACGCCCTGTTGCTGCGGCTCCTGCGCTGGGACATCGAGCAGGTCCTGTCGCTAAGGAATCTGGGAAGCCGCCCGCTGTGGGCCGGTGTCCACCTGATCAGGCTCGGCGTCGACGGTCCCGGCCAGAACGCCGTGTCCACCCCCGACTGCTTGCACCAGGACGGGGGTTCGGCCGGCACGTTCACCTTCGCCCACCTGATCAGCCGTACCAACGTCACCGGTGGGCAGAACGTCATCGCCACCCCCGGCAGCGCAGGCCTGCAGCCCGACGACCCGTGGGCGGACATCCACGCCGAGTTCACCCTCACCGACCCGCTGGACGGCTACGCCGTCCACGACCACAGGGTCAGCCATTACGTCGGCCCGGTCCGGGCGGGCTCCGGGCCCGGACCGGGCGAACGGTCCATCCTCATCGTCGGCCTCGCCCCGTACGTCCCCCAACTCTGA
- a CDS encoding carbohydrate ABC transporter permease, with the protein MTPAGQVEHRVVKKPNGGRRRSKARRGATNPGEARLAYALITPTLLMLALIVGYPIIKAVYQSFLTDPGLDQASGLFTAGDAWFGLHNYTHWLLQQCATSNGGYTACPSGTPGSQFWESVGVTVGFTVVACTLETVIGMVFALMMHRAFRGRAMVRVSILIPWAIPTAVTSKLWQVMFDPQGCINKILGTHYAWTSSLWPARCAIVIADTWKTTPFIALLILAGLQNIPEETYEAAKIDGANAWRRFTSVTLPLVKPALAVAVIFRALDTLRMYDLPKILTGGANGTTTSSILVVDQLTRGVNSASALSTITFVFIFVIAFGLVRLFNTNILGAQTKAVR; encoded by the coding sequence ATGACCCCAGCCGGTCAGGTAGAACACAGAGTCGTCAAGAAACCCAATGGCGGCCGTCGCCGGTCCAAGGCACGTCGAGGCGCCACCAACCCCGGCGAGGCACGACTGGCCTATGCGCTGATCACGCCCACCCTCCTCATGCTGGCACTCATCGTCGGCTATCCGATCATCAAGGCCGTCTACCAGTCGTTCCTGACCGACCCGGGTCTGGACCAGGCCTCCGGCCTGTTCACCGCAGGAGATGCCTGGTTCGGACTTCACAACTACACGCACTGGCTTCTTCAACAGTGCGCCACCTCCAACGGCGGCTACACCGCATGCCCCAGCGGGACCCCAGGGTCGCAGTTCTGGGAGTCGGTCGGAGTCACGGTCGGCTTCACCGTCGTCGCGTGCACGCTGGAGACCGTGATCGGCATGGTGTTCGCCCTGATGATGCACCGGGCATTCCGCGGCCGCGCCATGGTCCGGGTCTCGATCCTCATCCCCTGGGCCATCCCGACCGCGGTCACCTCCAAGCTGTGGCAGGTCATGTTCGATCCGCAGGGCTGCATCAACAAGATCCTCGGCACCCACTACGCCTGGACGTCCTCGCTATGGCCGGCCCGCTGCGCGATCGTCATCGCGGACACCTGGAAGACCACGCCCTTCATCGCACTGCTGATTTTGGCCGGCCTGCAGAACATCCCCGAGGAGACATACGAGGCGGCGAAGATCGACGGGGCTAACGCATGGCGGCGTTTCACCAGTGTGACACTGCCGCTGGTGAAACCGGCCCTGGCCGTCGCGGTCATCTTCCGCGCCCTGGACACGCTGCGCATGTACGACCTGCCGAAAATCCTTACCGGTGGCGCCAACGGGACGACGACAAGCTCGATCCTCGTGGTCGATCAACTCACCAGGGGAGTCAACTCCGCATCCGCGCTGTCCACGATCACCTTCGTATTCATCTTCGTCATTGCGTTCGGACTGGTCCGCCTGTT
- a CDS encoding TetR/AcrR family transcriptional regulator yields MTQKQPAARIRRSPEQVRAAVHQAVIDLLSEPEGEDLTIPAIAQRSGVNHTSLYRRWGSLDALLADTVTTRLERDSPLNDTGSLRGDLTAWAEASARSMHTPEGRALVRAVILSMPSSTQDQTERSQHFLRRMHSIEQIRERATARGEDPPPLEQILDQLIAPFYIRAIFGIGLPATGYPQLLVDRLLGTADRRARA; encoded by the coding sequence GTGACTCAGAAACAACCGGCCGCGCGCATCAGAAGAAGCCCCGAACAGGTCCGCGCAGCCGTCCACCAAGCGGTCATCGACCTCCTCTCGGAACCGGAGGGCGAGGACCTCACCATCCCCGCGATCGCACAGCGCTCCGGCGTCAACCACACCAGCCTCTACCGGCGCTGGGGCAGCCTCGACGCACTGCTGGCGGACACGGTCACCACCCGCCTCGAGCGCGACTCGCCACTGAACGACACCGGCAGCCTGCGCGGTGACCTCACCGCCTGGGCCGAAGCCAGCGCCCGGAGCATGCACACACCCGAAGGACGCGCCCTCGTACGCGCCGTCATCCTGTCCATGCCGAGCAGCACCCAGGACCAGACCGAGCGCTCCCAGCACTTCCTGCGCCGCATGCACTCCATCGAGCAGATCCGCGAACGGGCCACAGCCCGGGGCGAGGACCCGCCACCGCTGGAGCAGATCCTCGACCAGCTGATCGCGCCCTTCTACATCCGGGCGATCTTCGGCATCGGCCTACCGGCCACCGGCTACCCGCAACTCCTGGTCGACAGACTCCTTGGCACCGCCGACCGACGGGCCCGGGCCTGA
- a CDS encoding PIN domain-containing protein, with the protein MNLTAVLDHTALAALYRADPFFTGLYIEASRGTGRVLIPLLSVLAAERRLTGAGRHAASLRFAESVPFTADHARDAMDWGKVEMPVAHAAAIAWHAVKAGEPLTVLSLEPELYTGTGITPLNPT; encoded by the coding sequence GTGAACCTGACGGCCGTCCTGGACCACACCGCCCTGGCCGCTCTGTACCGTGCGGATCCCTTCTTCACCGGCCTGTACATCGAAGCCTCACGCGGTACCGGCCGCGTTCTCATCCCGTTGCTGTCTGTCCTTGCAGCCGAGCGCCGGCTCACGGGGGCGGGCCGGCACGCGGCGTCCCTGCGTTTCGCGGAGAGTGTTCCCTTCACCGCGGATCACGCGAGGGATGCAATGGACTGGGGAAAGGTGGAGATGCCTGTCGCTCACGCGGCGGCGATCGCCTGGCACGCGGTGAAGGCGGGAGAGCCGCTCACCGTCCTGTCCTTGGAGCCCGAGCTGTATACGGGCACCGGCATCACACCCCTCAACCCCACCTGA
- a CDS encoding helicase associated domain-containing protein encodes MVPDPGGTSGASAVLVGSRTGNGGRPRRRKPAVWLALTDRQRERLEQLHIVPFTPVPEPKTSAKTSLPAVSAFDRGVAALAQYKAHTGSVNVSRGHVERLKDRTEVKLGVWIMNEKTRRTKLTPDKRGTLATLGLNWATA; translated from the coding sequence GTGGTGCCGGATCCCGGCGGGACATCTGGCGCGAGCGCTGTCCTCGTGGGCAGCCGGACCGGAAACGGTGGCCGGCCCCGACGACGCAAGCCTGCCGTCTGGCTGGCCCTGACGGACCGACAACGTGAGCGACTGGAACAGCTCCACATCGTGCCGTTCACCCCTGTCCCGGAGCCGAAAACGTCCGCGAAGACGTCCCTACCGGCCGTAAGCGCCTTCGACAGGGGTGTCGCAGCCCTCGCGCAGTACAAAGCACACACTGGGTCGGTGAATGTCTCCAGAGGCCACGTCGAGCGGCTGAAAGACAGGACGGAAGTGAAGCTCGGAGTGTGGATCATGAACGAGAAAACCCGCCGGACCAAACTCACCCCCGACAAACGCGGCACACTCGCCACACTCGGACTTAACTGGGCGACGGCATGA
- a CDS encoding LacI family DNA-binding transcriptional regulator, producing the protein MVDVARRAGVSPSTVSYAMTGARPISEATRERIQQAMLDLGYRPNVFARGLKSKRSHIIAVLFPKDERGMNLGSMEYIFGASDHAQNRGYHLLLWTSGAEELDDLAGLAQQGLVDGALLMEVRLDEPRVEVLRNSELTFTMLGQTADPGDLDYVDTDFDQCARLAVTHLADQGHRHLGFVHQDAATIASGRGNAIRLRDGMLRAAQDVGVALTALTCQSHIAGGRKAFAELLTADPQATAVIAFNEQAVPGLMAAAVEHGWRIPEDFSVVSIDMPAQAALMTTPTMTTVGPVAAAMGKAATEMLIRRIEGQQLRGPSQALFDGELVARASSGPAPSTHRAVIHP; encoded by the coding sequence ATGGTGGACGTGGCTCGGCGCGCCGGGGTCTCACCCAGCACGGTCTCCTACGCCATGACCGGCGCCCGGCCCATCTCGGAGGCCACACGGGAGCGCATCCAGCAGGCGATGCTCGACCTGGGCTACAGGCCGAACGTTTTCGCGCGGGGGCTCAAGAGCAAGCGCAGTCATATCATCGCGGTTCTGTTCCCCAAGGACGAGCGGGGCATGAATCTCGGTTCCATGGAGTACATCTTCGGCGCGTCCGATCACGCCCAGAACCGCGGCTACCACTTGCTGCTTTGGACCTCCGGGGCAGAGGAGCTCGACGACCTCGCCGGGCTGGCCCAGCAGGGCCTGGTGGACGGCGCACTGCTGATGGAAGTCCGCCTGGACGAACCACGCGTCGAGGTCCTCCGCAACTCGGAGTTGACCTTCACCATGCTGGGGCAGACCGCTGACCCCGGCGACCTGGACTACGTCGACACCGACTTCGATCAGTGCGCACGGCTGGCCGTCACGCACCTCGCCGACCAGGGCCACCGGCATCTCGGCTTCGTGCACCAGGACGCCGCAACGATCGCGTCCGGTCGCGGCAACGCGATCCGGTTGCGAGACGGCATGCTGCGGGCGGCGCAGGACGTCGGAGTCGCGCTGACCGCGCTGACCTGTCAGAGTCATATCGCCGGTGGCCGGAAGGCATTCGCTGAACTGCTCACCGCCGATCCGCAGGCGACCGCCGTCATCGCGTTCAACGAGCAGGCCGTGCCCGGCCTCATGGCCGCTGCGGTCGAGCACGGCTGGCGCATCCCCGAGGACTTCTCCGTGGTATCCATCGACATGCCCGCGCAGGCGGCCCTGATGACGACGCCCACGATGACCACAGTGGGGCCGGTCGCCGCCGCTATGGGCAAGGCAGCAACGGAGATGTTGATCCGCCGGATCGAAGGACAGCAGCTCAGGGGTCCCTCACAGGCGCTGTTCGACGGCGAACTGGTGGCCCGGGCAAGTTCCGGACCTGCCCCTTCCACGCACCGAGCCGTTATCCATCCGTAA
- a CDS encoding ABC transporter substrate-binding protein has protein sequence MGARRATAAVGLLSATLVIAACGDGGSGGSGNSATQDANARGPITFVTGKDNSGVLPFIADEWNRTHPDEKVTIKQQSDQADQQLSDLEQHFQAKDPGYDVVTVDVVWTAEFAAKGWITPLTGQNALDTTKLLPATVKSATYNGKLYAAPYGSDGGLLYYRTDLTKTAPTTWDQLIADCKDKTTKGTITGTKPACYAGQFAKYEGLTVNAAEAINATGGSVVGPDGRSATVDSAQSATGLDFLVNGFKDGYIPKEALGFQETQSLNAFEAGQLMFMRNWPYAVAILNGKGSKVAGKFAVAPLPGPSGHGASTLGGHNLGISTYSKHKASALDFLKFIESDAVQRNNLTVGTLAPVLTAMYSDPALIAKFTYLPDLLKSIQTGVPRPITPYYPGVTEAIETNAYAALQGRMTTHQALTNMQAAIKSATAGG, from the coding sequence ATGGGTGCAAGACGGGCGACGGCCGCAGTTGGCCTGCTCAGCGCAACACTGGTCATAGCCGCCTGCGGCGACGGCGGCTCGGGCGGTAGCGGCAACAGCGCGACGCAGGATGCGAACGCCCGGGGCCCGATCACGTTCGTCACGGGCAAGGACAACAGCGGCGTCCTTCCGTTCATCGCCGACGAGTGGAACAGAACGCATCCGGACGAGAAGGTGACGATCAAGCAGCAGAGCGACCAGGCTGACCAGCAACTGTCGGACCTCGAACAGCACTTCCAGGCGAAGGACCCCGGCTACGACGTGGTCACCGTGGACGTCGTGTGGACGGCCGAGTTCGCGGCCAAGGGCTGGATTACCCCGCTCACCGGCCAGAACGCCCTGGACACCACCAAACTGCTGCCAGCCACAGTCAAGTCGGCGACCTACAACGGCAAGCTCTACGCGGCCCCGTACGGCTCCGACGGAGGACTGCTCTACTACCGCACCGACCTGACCAAGACCGCACCCACCACGTGGGACCAGCTGATCGCAGACTGCAAGGACAAGACCACCAAGGGAACCATCACCGGCACCAAGCCCGCGTGCTACGCAGGCCAGTTCGCCAAGTACGAAGGCCTGACGGTGAATGCCGCCGAAGCAATCAACGCCACGGGCGGCTCGGTCGTGGGACCGGACGGACGCAGCGCGACGGTCGACTCCGCACAGTCCGCCACCGGCCTGGACTTTCTGGTGAACGGCTTCAAGGACGGCTACATCCCCAAGGAAGCGCTGGGCTTCCAGGAGACCCAGAGCCTGAACGCATTCGAGGCCGGCCAGCTCATGTTCATGCGCAACTGGCCTTACGCCGTCGCCATCCTCAACGGCAAGGGCTCCAAGGTGGCCGGGAAGTTCGCCGTGGCCCCCCTGCCTGGCCCCTCCGGTCACGGCGCGTCCACCCTGGGCGGGCACAACCTCGGCATCAGCACGTACTCCAAGCACAAGGCGAGCGCCCTGGACTTCCTGAAGTTCATCGAGTCCGACGCAGTCCAGCGCAACAACCTGACTGTCGGCACATTGGCACCGGTCCTCACCGCGATGTACAGCGATCCGGCACTCATCGCGAAGTTCACCTACCTGCCCGACCTGCTCAAAAGCATCCAGACGGGAGTGCCCCGCCCCATTACCCCGTACTACCCGGGCGTCACCGAGGCGATTGAGACCAACGCCTACGCCGCCCTGCAGGGCCGAATGACCACCCATCAGGCTTTGACGAACATGCAGGCGGCGATCAAGTCCGCCACGGCCGGCGGCTGA
- a CDS encoding endonuclease domain-containing protein, giving the protein MSERVTAGRVDGLISLGAADALWAGLTAGSVVPTASAVFTSFPVHVQAGYVLLGRRVVAMVKASGGPWGVSEMEVRRAATELSAVEMDRQDLVRIGPFGSALKPEQNEGTLVPWRERISRDLQEAGGPGRPGQGGDARPSHLAGIDWRRLLVQRPHGRTARAWWLPRAVVRLLDAAAHTETQWQHARRARQANTAVTELPDRPGRTRAADGGQTTSPDAPAVPLRPYNGELQGQLYSVLSRKPGMARKVARWQCAVCRTAPATVLDHCHEHGYARAPVCQSCNTQERPDHLYSNDIRVAGHYTRLFDTQAADWLRHWHRCPGCRARTTLPLAHLAAWTAHVACRPQRPTHRDARSSRGRKPCGALRVSWTGSHHAPHACVLTVAVDFCPSGEHRVLAHVSYREAAEQFRTWLAETAPSVAAAAGPDRTDDLPAQPRPVIADTNGDGLALF; this is encoded by the coding sequence ATGTCAGAGCGTGTCACCGCGGGCCGCGTAGACGGTTTGATCTCTCTGGGTGCCGCGGATGCCTTGTGGGCCGGTTTGACTGCCGGCAGCGTTGTGCCGACGGCCTCTGCGGTATTCACCTCCTTTCCCGTGCATGTCCAGGCAGGGTATGTGCTGCTCGGCCGGCGTGTGGTGGCGATGGTGAAGGCCAGCGGCGGCCCGTGGGGCGTTTCGGAGATGGAGGTGCGCCGGGCTGCCACGGAGTTGAGCGCGGTGGAGATGGACCGCCAGGACCTGGTCCGTATCGGCCCATTCGGCAGTGCGCTGAAGCCGGAACAGAACGAGGGAACGCTGGTGCCGTGGCGCGAGCGCATCTCCCGGGATCTGCAGGAAGCGGGCGGCCCCGGGCGCCCAGGACAAGGCGGAGACGCCCGGCCGTCCCATCTGGCGGGGATCGACTGGCGGAGGCTGCTCGTGCAACGGCCTCATGGCCGGACGGCACGGGCGTGGTGGCTGCCGCGCGCGGTGGTCAGGCTGCTGGACGCGGCAGCCCACACGGAAACACAGTGGCAGCATGCCAGGCGGGCCCGCCAGGCGAACACGGCCGTGACCGAGCTGCCCGACCGCCCTGGGCGGACCCGGGCCGCCGACGGCGGGCAGACGACGAGCCCCGATGCCCCAGCCGTCCCGCTGCGTCCCTATAACGGGGAACTGCAGGGCCAGCTGTACTCGGTGCTCAGCAGGAAGCCCGGCATGGCACGGAAGGTGGCCCGGTGGCAGTGTGCGGTCTGCCGCACCGCACCCGCGACGGTGCTGGACCATTGCCATGAACACGGTTATGCCCGTGCCCCGGTCTGCCAGTCCTGCAACACGCAGGAGCGCCCCGACCACCTCTACAGCAACGACATCCGAGTGGCCGGCCACTACACCCGCCTCTTCGACACCCAGGCTGCCGACTGGCTCCGGCACTGGCACCGCTGCCCCGGCTGCCGCGCCCGCACCACCCTGCCACTCGCCCACCTCGCCGCATGGACCGCCCACGTAGCGTGCCGGCCACAACGCCCGACCCACCGCGATGCCCGCAGCTCCCGCGGACGTAAACCCTGCGGAGCGCTGCGCGTTTCGTGGACCGGCAGCCACCACGCGCCGCATGCCTGCGTCCTCACGGTCGCCGTCGACTTCTGTCCGTCCGGCGAGCACCGTGTCCTGGCGCACGTCTCCTACCGTGAAGCCGCCGAACAGTTCCGTACCTGGCTGGCCGAGACCGCCCCCTCTGTGGCCGCTGCGGCCGGACCCGATCGCACCGATGACCTCCCCGCTCAGCCCCGGCCCGTCATCGCGGACACCAACGGTGACGGCCTGGCCCTGTTCTGA
- a CDS encoding alpha/beta hydrolase family protein translates to MKQLLFPNNAQFWYETLRSMSHIAYGGADFGEVVSTAARITEDDYDSWYTEWFATADRVSSEAETALAAGHPISARDGFLRASNYYRSAEFFLHSKECDPRHDHAYDRSVECFRAAAALYTTPRIEPVQIPYEGTTLPGYLYRADDSGTPRPTVIMHNGFDGTAEEMHFFGAPAAIERGYTVLVFDGPGMPGPRHHQGLVFRPDWENVITPVIDFAETIPEVDNSRIALLGLSMGGVLAPRAAAFEHRLAALIAVDGLYDLGELSVRNIPGTREEAERLLRAASASELDAAFEQAMAHDPIARWAVNHGMYVMGVDTPRAFNASYLDYTLTGGIAEKIQCPTLVCDAEEDIFFKGQPEQLYDHLTCPKTLMEFTTEEGAGAHCHPGAMRLSIARIYNWLDDTLAATRP, encoded by the coding sequence ATGAAGCAGCTGCTGTTCCCGAACAACGCCCAGTTCTGGTACGAGACCCTGCGCTCGATGAGCCACATCGCCTACGGCGGCGCCGACTTCGGCGAGGTCGTCTCCACCGCCGCGCGGATCACCGAGGACGACTACGACAGCTGGTACACCGAATGGTTCGCCACTGCCGACCGGGTGTCCTCGGAAGCCGAGACGGCTCTGGCGGCCGGCCACCCGATCAGCGCCCGCGACGGGTTCCTGCGTGCCTCGAACTACTACCGGTCGGCGGAGTTCTTCCTGCACAGCAAGGAGTGCGACCCGCGGCACGACCACGCCTACGACCGCTCCGTCGAGTGCTTCAGGGCCGCCGCCGCCCTCTACACCACCCCGCGCATCGAGCCGGTCCAGATCCCCTACGAGGGCACCACGCTGCCCGGCTACCTCTACCGGGCCGACGACTCGGGCACACCCCGTCCGACGGTGATCATGCACAACGGCTTCGACGGCACCGCGGAGGAGATGCACTTCTTCGGCGCGCCGGCCGCCATCGAGCGGGGCTACACCGTGCTCGTCTTCGACGGCCCCGGCATGCCCGGGCCGCGCCACCACCAGGGCCTGGTCTTCCGCCCCGACTGGGAGAACGTCATCACCCCAGTGATCGACTTCGCCGAGACGATCCCGGAGGTCGACAACAGCCGCATCGCACTGCTCGGTCTCAGCATGGGCGGCGTACTCGCCCCCCGGGCGGCCGCGTTCGAGCACCGGCTGGCCGCGCTGATAGCCGTCGACGGCCTCTACGACCTCGGCGAGCTCTCCGTACGCAACATCCCCGGCACCCGCGAGGAGGCCGAACGGCTCCTGCGCGCCGCGTCCGCCTCGGAACTCGACGCCGCCTTCGAACAGGCCATGGCCCACGACCCGATCGCGCGCTGGGCTGTCAACCACGGCATGTACGTCATGGGAGTCGACACTCCCCGCGCCTTCAACGCCTCCTACCTCGACTACACCCTCACCGGCGGCATCGCCGAAAAGATCCAGTGCCCCACCCTCGTCTGCGACGCCGAGGAGGACATCTTCTTCAAGGGCCAGCCCGAGCAGCTCTACGACCACCTGACCTGCCCCAAGACCCTCATGGAGTTCACCACGGAGGAAGGCGCCGGCGCCCACTGCCACCCCGGCGCGATGCGCCTGTCCATCGCCCGCATCTACAACTGGCTCGACGACACCCTCGCCGCCACCCGCCCCTGA
- a CDS encoding ribbon-helix-helix protein, protein MSRPTSIKTSEEVRDRLRVLAAERGTTITELLEELASRELTDAERQRRAVEAAAELGVDYSEQVQHAGQDAWAKIRAHQGGAAA, encoded by the coding sequence ATGAGCAGGCCCACGAGCATCAAGACGAGTGAGGAAGTACGCGACCGGCTGCGTGTCCTCGCTGCCGAGCGCGGTACCACGATCACTGAGCTCCTCGAGGAGCTCGCGAGCCGTGAGCTCACCGACGCCGAGAGGCAGCGGCGTGCCGTGGAGGCGGCTGCCGAGCTCGGCGTCGACTACAGCGAGCAGGTCCAGCACGCCGGTCAGGACGCCTGGGCGAAGATCCGTGCTCATCAGGGCGGCGCCGCCGCGTGA